One genomic segment of bacterium includes these proteins:
- a CDS encoding PAS domain-containing protein: MRFKVDTLEAKKKFVASDGIIAINKEHRIIVFNDGASRITGFSTDEIISKQSNILFDPTLGENTIINNSLNSGEIFSNISLRIKTGVTSNLR, translated from the coding sequence TTGAGGTTTAAGGTTGATACTCTTGAAGCAAAGAAAAAGTTTGTTGCTTCTGATGGTATTATTGCAATAAATAAAGAGCATAGAATTATTGTTTTTAATGATGGCGCTAGTAGGATTACTGGATTCAGTACTGATGAGATCATTTCAAAACAAAGTAATATTTTATTTGATCCTACACTTGGCGAAAACACAATAATAAATAACAGCTTAAATTCTGGTGAGATTTTTTCAAATATATCGCTAAGAATTAAAACAGGAGTAACAAGCAACTTGAGGTAA